From a single Stomoxys calcitrans chromosome 4, idStoCalc2.1, whole genome shotgun sequence genomic region:
- the LOC106085525 gene encoding LOW QUALITY PROTEIN: tRNA (cytosine(38)-C(5))-methyltransferase (The sequence of the model RefSeq protein was modified relative to this genomic sequence to represent the inferred CDS: deleted 1 base in 1 codon) → MELHILELFSGIGGMHYAFECSKLKGHICAAMDINTVANNVYFYNHPNTPVMNNNIQKLSVKTLQKLGVNTILMSPPCQPHTRVGQKRDVEDKRSDALNHICELLPKCTDVQYILMENVKGFEESTAREKYIEALEKSGFYFREFILTPTQIGIPNTRHRYYCIARRRKDFSFPAGKIWTCLSTESQMTYEATNLSDLLMEDTLCSEYLLDEKVLKKRVWLLDIVTRHATNTMCFTKAYTHYSEGTGSIYCPLSLDEMKTIFANLKKTEYSDNCEDAANWELLQRLRLRYFSPREVSRLMSFPETFNFPLETSNRQKYRLLGNSINVRLVGELIKIMCKE, encoded by the exons ATGGAATTACATATTTTGGAACTTTTCAGCGGAATTGGAGGAATGCACTATGCTTTTGAAT GCTCCAAGCTTAAAGGACACATTTGTGCTGCAATGGACATAAACACGGTGGCGAACAATGTATATTTCTACAATCACCCAAACACTCCTGTGATGAACAACAACATTCAAAAACTTAGCGTAAAGACTTTGCAAAAACTTGGAGTTAATACCATCTTAATGTCACCACCATGTCAACCTCACACACGTGTTGGTCAAAAACGTGATGTCGAAGACAAACGTTCAGATGCTCTTAATCACATATGCGAGTTGCTGCCTAAGTGTACCgatgtacaatatattcttatgGAAAACGTTAAAGGTTTTGAGGAGTCCACAGCCAGAGAAAAGTATATTGAAGCACTGGAGAAATCAGGCTTCTACTTCCGAGAGTTCATATTGACTCCCACACAAATAGGAATTCCAAATACAAGGCATCGTTATTATTGCATAGCAAGAAGGAGGAAAGATTTCTCATTTCCAGCTGGTAAAATATGGACTTGTCTTTCGACAGAATCACAAATGACATATGAGGCCAcaaatttaagcgatttgctTATGGAAGATACATTATGTTCTGAATATCTTTTGGATGAAAAAGTACTTAAAAAAAGGGTATGGCTGCTAGACATTGTTACCCGCCATGCAACAAATACCATGTGTTTTACCAAAGCGTATACCCACTATAGTGAGGGAACAGGATCAATTTATTGTCCCTTGAGTTTGGATGAAATGAAAACAATATTTGcaaatctaaaaaaaact GAATACAGTGACAATTGTGAAGATGCGGCAAATTGGGAACTTTTACAAAGGTTGAGGCTGAGATATTTCTCACCTCGGGAAGTTTCAAGATTGATGAGTTTTCCCGAAACTTTCAATTTCCCGCTCGAAACATCAAATCGTCAGAAATACCGTTTACTGGGAAATAGCATAAATGTTCGTCTTGTTGgtgaattaataaaaataatgtgCAAAGAATAA